A DNA window from Sulfitobacter sp. BSw21498 contains the following coding sequences:
- a CDS encoding nucleotidyltransferase family protein, producing the protein MRNAPKAVMMFAAGFGTRMQHLTKDQPKPMIPVAGRALIDHALDLARGIAPERIVVNLHYKPDALLQHLAGRDVQTIVEQPDILETGGGLRNALPLLGNRPVFTMNTDAIWAGPNPLSLLADAWDPAKMDALLMGVPVAQAVGHAGDGDFTMDADGQLKRGPGVVYGGVQIIKTDLLETISERAFSLNLLWDVMLDRGRMYGLAYPGRWCDVGHPGGITLAEDMLDAADV; encoded by the coding sequence ATGCGCAACGCCCCCAAAGCCGTAATGATGTTTGCCGCCGGGTTTGGCACGCGGATGCAGCATTTGACCAAAGACCAGCCCAAGCCGATGATCCCCGTCGCGGGGCGCGCCCTGATCGACCATGCGTTAGATCTGGCGCGCGGTATCGCGCCGGAACGCATTGTCGTGAACCTGCACTATAAACCCGACGCGCTGCTACAGCACCTTGCAGGGCGCGATGTGCAAACGATCGTGGAACAGCCTGATATTCTGGAAACCGGCGGCGGGCTGCGCAATGCGCTGCCACTGCTGGGCAACAGGCCCGTCTTTACCATGAACACCGATGCGATCTGGGCCGGCCCCAACCCGCTGTCGTTGCTGGCGGATGCATGGGACCCTGCCAAGATGGACGCACTGCTGATGGGCGTGCCCGTGGCGCAAGCTGTGGGTCACGCCGGTGACGGCGACTTTACGATGGATGCCGACGGTCAGCTGAAACGAGGGCCGGGTGTCGTCTATGGCGGAGTCCAGATCATCAAAACCGACCTGTTAGAGACGATTTCAGAGCGTGCCTTCTCGCTTAACCTCTTGTGGGACGTGATGCTGGACCGTGGGCGCATGTACGGGCTGGCATACCCCGGGCGCTGGTGCGATGTGGGCCACCCCGGTGGGATCACCCTTGCCGAAGATATGCTGGACGCCGCCGATGTTTGA
- a CDS encoding PAS-domain containing protein has protein sequence MASTFDIALVIMAILPSGYVAYLWLNSPERRDKPVLQGEPELSYLFDHGVLQHASSAAQQFCPLEAGHHEWPDLHHNILPRFGLFPDKPPSTGEGQMIVAATDPKIQTLLRINWDKHLCRVVVLDPKDVGVDLRSEAEVTLSRVRSQVSVPLWHTDQHHRLLWYNDAYHALFKVCHPTLAIESRPLFPADFSNATHRLALRDQTTGAKNWYAVTHSQSRTTNCYQATCITPLIRAEEAQRNFVQTLTKTFAQLSIGLAIFDRKNQLVLFNPALIDLTGLGAQFLSARPEIQTFFDKLRETRKIPEPKNYASWRNTISELISAAHDGRYEEIWSLESGQTFRVKGRPHPDGATAFLIEDISAQVTQTRSFKAELEQGQAMLDTLDDAIGVFSSSGVLTFSNRAYQELWKVEPDAAFADITIHDAIQVWKRRSAPNLPWEQIQGFVENREDRLNWSMPLYLVDGTELTCLISPILDGATLIRFHQRKKHPAEIENSDAVKSPQDA, from the coding sequence GTGGCTTCCACATTTGACATCGCGCTTGTGATAATGGCCATTCTACCCAGTGGCTACGTCGCCTATCTTTGGCTGAATAGCCCTGAACGCCGGGACAAACCCGTCCTTCAGGGCGAGCCAGAGCTGTCTTATCTGTTCGACCACGGTGTGTTGCAGCATGCCTCTAGCGCGGCGCAACAGTTCTGCCCGCTAGAAGCAGGGCACCATGAATGGCCCGATTTACATCACAATATCTTGCCGCGTTTCGGGCTGTTCCCGGACAAGCCCCCTTCAACCGGCGAAGGCCAGATGATTGTCGCGGCCACCGATCCCAAAATTCAGACATTGCTGCGGATCAATTGGGACAAACACCTGTGCCGTGTCGTTGTGCTGGATCCCAAAGACGTCGGCGTCGACCTGCGCTCAGAGGCAGAGGTCACGCTGTCGCGGGTGCGCTCTCAAGTTTCTGTGCCGCTTTGGCACACCGATCAACACCACCGTTTGCTGTGGTACAATGATGCCTACCACGCGCTCTTTAAGGTATGTCACCCTACGCTGGCCATCGAAAGCCGACCGCTGTTCCCTGCGGACTTCAGCAATGCGACCCACCGGCTTGCGCTGCGCGATCAGACCACCGGCGCGAAAAACTGGTATGCCGTGACCCATAGCCAGTCACGCACCACCAATTGTTACCAAGCGACATGCATCACGCCCCTGATCCGCGCCGAAGAAGCACAGCGCAACTTTGTCCAGACCCTGACCAAGACCTTTGCCCAGCTGTCGATCGGGCTCGCTATTTTTGATCGCAAAAACCAGCTTGTCCTGTTTAATCCGGCCCTCATCGACCTGACCGGCCTTGGGGCGCAGTTCCTGAGTGCCCGCCCCGAGATCCAGACATTTTTTGACAAACTGCGCGAGACACGCAAAATTCCCGAACCCAAAAACTATGCGTCATGGCGCAATACCATATCCGAATTGATAAGCGCTGCGCATGATGGCCGTTACGAAGAAATCTGGTCGCTGGAGTCCGGTCAGACGTTTCGGGTCAAGGGGCGCCCCCATCCCGACGGAGCCACAGCCTTTCTGATCGAAGACATCAGCGCGCAGGTCACCCAAACCCGCAGCTTCAAGGCCGAACTGGAACAGGGCCAAGCCATGCTGGACACCTTGGATGACGCCATCGGCGTATTCTCATCCTCGGGGGTTTTGACGTTTTCGAACAGAGCCTACCAAGAGCTCTGGAAGGTCGAACCGGACGCTGCCTTTGCCGACATCACCATCCATGATGCTATTCAGGTCTGGAAACGGCGGTCGGCGCCCAATCTGCCGTGGGAGCAGATACAGGGCTTTGTGGAAAACAGGGAGGATCGCCTGAATTGGAGCATGCCGCTGTATCTTGTCGATGGGACCGAGCTGACCTGCCTGATCTCACCGATCCTTGACGGGGCCACGCTGATCCGGTTTCACCAGCGGAAAAAACATCCCGCAGAGATCGAAAATTCTGACGCCGTGAAGTCGCCACAAGACGCCTGA
- a CDS encoding ActR/PrrA/RegA family redox response regulator transcription factor: MVQENTLDLGEDRSLLLVDDDEPFLRRLAKAMEKRGFEVETAGSVAAGVAIATARPTAYAVVDLRLQDGNGLDVVEVLRDKRPDARVVVLTGYGAIATAVAAVKIGATDYLSKPADATDIVNALLATGDDLPPPPENPMSADRVRWEHIQRVYELCDRNVSETARRLNMHRRTLQRILAKRSPQ; the protein is encoded by the coding sequence ATGGTTCAGGAAAATACGCTCGACCTAGGCGAGGATCGGTCCCTCCTTCTGGTGGACGACGACGAACCGTTTCTGCGCCGTTTGGCCAAAGCGATGGAAAAACGTGGTTTCGAGGTAGAGACCGCGGGCTCTGTCGCCGCTGGCGTTGCGATCGCCACAGCACGGCCCACGGCCTATGCGGTGGTTGATCTGCGGTTGCAGGACGGCAATGGGTTGGATGTGGTCGAGGTATTGCGCGACAAACGCCCCGATGCGCGGGTTGTGGTGCTGACGGGATACGGGGCCATCGCCACCGCCGTTGCCGCGGTCAAAATCGGCGCGACGGATTATCTGTCAAAACCGGCTGATGCGACTGACATCGTCAATGCGCTGCTGGCCACGGGCGATGACTTGCCGCCGCCACCGGAAAACCCCATGAGCGCGGATCGCGTGCGGTGGGAACATATCCAGCGCGTCTATGAACTGTGCGACAGGAACGTGTCCGAAACGGCGCGTCGGTTGAACATGCACCGCCGGACCTTGCAGCGCATTCTGGCAAAGCGGTCACCGCAATAG
- the regB gene encoding sensor histidine kinase RegB, which yields MTQAADIPVGRGLGKGARANWIRLRTMIVLRWVAIAGQLTAITVAQRIFGLQLELGLCYFAIGVSVLGNLIAILVFPENKRLSEYENLLMVLFDLVQLAFLLFLTGGLHNPFSLLLLGPVTISATALSLRSTIVLCGTAIVLATLLALYHLPLITQNGGRLELPSIFIFGIWIALVIAILFSTAYSRRVTTEIHSMADALAATQMALAREQKLTDLGGVVAAAAHELGTPLATIKLASGELWNELQDQPELAEDAALIRDQADRCRDILRNMGRAGKDDLHLRQAPFMTVLEEAAEPHRMRGKTFTFTLGPDAGDAADQPAILRRPEIIHGLRNLMQNAVDFAATTVWVEANWTDTVISIRIFDDGAGFPPDILGRIGDPFMRRRRSDPNAAQRPEYEGMGLGLFIAKTLLERSGAELRFANGPETAPRTETHVGAVVKVTWPRAKIDADHGDTPRATGENTQFSW from the coding sequence ATGACGCAGGCCGCTGACATTCCCGTGGGGAGAGGCTTGGGCAAGGGTGCCCGCGCCAACTGGATCAGGCTACGCACCATGATTGTGCTGCGATGGGTGGCGATTGCGGGGCAGCTGACGGCGATCACCGTGGCGCAGCGCATCTTTGGCCTGCAGTTGGAACTGGGGCTATGTTACTTTGCCATCGGTGTATCGGTACTCGGGAACCTGATCGCCATTCTGGTCTTTCCCGAAAACAAACGTCTGTCTGAATACGAAAACCTGCTGATGGTGCTGTTCGATCTGGTGCAGCTGGCGTTTCTGCTGTTCCTGACGGGCGGGCTGCATAACCCGTTCTCGCTGCTGTTGTTGGGGCCTGTGACCATTTCTGCCACGGCGCTAAGCCTGCGTTCGACCATTGTGCTGTGCGGTACAGCGATTGTGCTGGCGACGCTGCTGGCGCTGTACCACTTGCCACTGATCACGCAAAACGGCGGGCGACTGGAACTGCCAAGCATCTTTATCTTTGGCATCTGGATTGCGCTGGTGATCGCGATTTTGTTCTCTACCGCGTATTCCCGACGCGTTACGACGGAAATCCATTCGATGGCCGACGCCTTGGCCGCGACGCAAATGGCGCTGGCGCGGGAACAAAAGCTGACCGACCTTGGCGGCGTCGTGGCTGCTGCCGCACATGAACTGGGGACGCCGCTTGCCACGATCAAGCTTGCCAGCGGCGAGCTTTGGAACGAGCTGCAAGACCAGCCTGAACTGGCCGAAGACGCGGCCTTGATCCGCGATCAAGCGGACCGATGCCGCGATATTTTGCGTAATATGGGGCGTGCAGGCAAAGACGATCTACATCTGCGTCAGGCCCCGTTCATGACCGTTCTGGAAGAAGCTGCCGAACCGCACCGTATGCGCGGCAAGACATTTACCTTTACCCTTGGCCCTGATGCGGGTGATGCCGCCGACCAGCCCGCGATCCTGCGCCGACCAGAGATTATCCACGGGCTGCGCAACCTAATGCAGAACGCGGTCGATTTTGCGGCAACGACAGTCTGGGTCGAAGCCAACTGGACCGATACCGTGATCTCAATCCGGATTTTCGACGATGGTGCCGGTTTCCCGCCAGATATCCTTGGCCGTATCGGAGACCCGTTCATGCGGCGGCGGCGGTCTGACCCGAACGCTGCGCAGCGGCCCGAATATGAGGGCATGGGGCTGGGGCTGTTCATCGCCAAAACGCTGCTGGAACGATCTGGCGCAGAGCTGCGCTTTGCCAATGGGCCCGAAACCGCACCGCGCACCGAAACGCACGTCGGGGCTGTGGTCAAAGTGACCTGGCCGCGGGCGAAGATCGACGCCGACCACGGGGACACGCCGCGCGCTACGGGGGAAAATACACAGTTTTCGTGGTAA
- a CDS encoding HD domain-containing protein, with the protein MAQQSRAWQRMLSGRRLDLLDPTPVDIEIEDIAHGLAFVARWNGQTRGDFAYSVAEHALLVETLFGRMNPKAPAKWRLAALLHDAPEYVIGDMISPVKAAVGPEYGALDDRLMAAIHIRFGLPAALPKSVKQQIKRADKVSAWMEATQIAGFSETEASKLFGRPKPEVMEGLSIVLRPPVETRNDFTARHLDLLGAL; encoded by the coding sequence ATGGCGCAGCAATCGCGTGCATGGCAACGCATGTTATCCGGTCGCAGGCTTGATCTGCTGGACCCGACGCCGGTCGATATAGAGATCGAAGATATCGCGCACGGGCTAGCCTTTGTGGCGCGTTGGAATGGTCAGACGCGGGGGGATTTTGCCTATTCTGTGGCTGAACATGCGCTTCTGGTCGAAACCCTTTTCGGGCGGATGAACCCCAAGGCGCCGGCGAAATGGCGATTGGCCGCCTTGCTGCATGATGCGCCGGAATATGTGATCGGGGATATGATCTCTCCGGTGAAAGCCGCGGTCGGCCCGGAATACGGTGCGCTGGATGACCGGTTGATGGCGGCGATCCACATCCGCTTTGGTCTGCCCGCAGCGCTACCCAAATCGGTCAAGCAGCAGATCAAACGCGCCGATAAGGTCAGCGCCTGGATGGAGGCGACGCAGATCGCCGGATTTTCCGAAACCGAAGCGTCCAAGCTTTTTGGCCGGCCCAAACCCGAGGTGATGGAGGGGCTGTCCATCGTGCTGCGCCCGCCGGTAGAGACGCGCAATGATTTCACCGCGCGCCACCTAGATTTACTCGGCGCGCTGTGA
- a CDS encoding SCO family protein, which translates to MNMRRVMAIGAVLVVLAFLAVSLMLVYRSDSDSDKYAQCRNSAVAGGAELGGPFELVNAQGQTVTDTDVITEPSLVYFGYTFCPDVCPLDVDRNARAVDELETRGISVTPVFISVDPGRDTPEVVGDFAANMHPKMIGLTGSPAQVKAASDAYRTYYKAHEAEDENYLVDHSTFSYLVMPEDGFVDFFRRDVPPEQLADKVACFVDNQ; encoded by the coding sequence ATGAATATGAGAAGAGTAATGGCAATTGGTGCGGTGCTGGTCGTGCTGGCCTTTCTGGCGGTATCCTTGATGCTCGTCTACCGGTCCGATAGCGACAGCGACAAATACGCGCAGTGCAGGAACTCTGCCGTGGCCGGGGGTGCCGAATTGGGCGGGCCGTTTGAGCTGGTGAATGCGCAAGGCCAGACAGTAACGGACACGGATGTGATCACCGAACCCAGCCTCGTTTACTTTGGTTATACCTTCTGCCCTGACGTTTGCCCGCTGGACGTAGACCGCAACGCCCGCGCCGTAGATGAACTGGAAACGCGCGGTATTTCGGTAACGCCTGTGTTCATTTCTGTCGATCCTGGCCGCGATACCCCTGAAGTTGTTGGGGATTTTGCGGCCAACATGCACCCCAAGATGATCGGCCTGACCGGATCGCCCGCGCAAGTCAAAGCCGCGAGCGACGCCTACCGGACCTACTACAAGGCGCATGAGGCCGAAGACGAAAACTATCTCGTGGATCACTCGACCTTTAGCTATCTGGTGATGCCCGAGGACGGTTTCGTCGACTTCTTTCGCCGCGATGTCCCGCCAGAGCAGTTGGCCGACAAGGTCGCGTGTTTTGTGGACAACCAGTAG
- a CDS encoding aminoglycoside phosphotransferase family protein, producing MAQMTDRITAIQSFLADAGWAQAQRDLLAGDASNRRYDRLTKPDGNTAVLMDAPAEKGEDVRPFIRIANWLRTQGASAPEVYAEDIDNGFLLIEDLGDDLFARLMIQTPAMTHALYTSATDCLLHLHKAPPPDLPLCDADWLTGAAQMVFDWYAPDSDAAAEFNALFTPLALVLDSAPRVIILRDYHAENLLWLPERSSSARVGLLDFQDALQGHPAYDLVSILQDARRDVASAVEAEMIAHYIQHSGQDGTAFRSAYALLGLQRNLRILGIFARLCLRDGKAHYVDFIPRVWEYVQRNLDDPALEPLAKVLHAALPTPTPDFLEDLKARCATPPKP from the coding sequence ATGGCGCAAATGACCGACCGTATAACCGCCATCCAGAGCTTCCTTGCCGATGCGGGATGGGCGCAGGCGCAGCGTGATCTGCTGGCCGGCGACGCGTCGAACCGCCGGTATGACCGTTTGACAAAGCCCGACGGCAACACCGCTGTGCTGATGGACGCCCCCGCCGAAAAAGGCGAAGACGTGCGCCCGTTCATCCGCATCGCCAACTGGCTGCGCACACAAGGTGCCAGCGCGCCCGAGGTATATGCCGAAGATATCGATAATGGTTTTCTGCTGATCGAGGATCTGGGCGATGACCTGTTCGCACGTTTGATGATCCAGACGCCCGCGATGACGCATGCGCTGTATACCTCTGCGACAGATTGCCTGCTGCACCTGCACAAGGCACCGCCCCCCGATCTGCCGCTTTGTGATGCGGACTGGCTGACAGGCGCGGCGCAAATGGTGTTCGACTGGTACGCCCCCGACAGCGACGCCGCGGCAGAGTTTAACGCATTGTTCACCCCATTGGCGCTGGTATTGGACAGCGCTCCCCGCGTGATCATCCTGCGCGACTATCACGCTGAAAACCTGTTGTGGCTTCCCGAACGTTCCAGTTCTGCCCGCGTCGGGCTGCTGGATTTCCAGGATGCACTGCAAGGCCATCCCGCCTATGATCTGGTGTCGATCCTGCAAGACGCGCGGCGCGACGTTGCCTCAGCCGTCGAGGCCGAGATGATCGCGCATTACATCCAGCACAGCGGGCAGGACGGCACAGCGTTCCGCAGCGCCTATGCTCTGCTTGGGCTACAACGAAACCTGCGGATTTTGGGGATATTTGCGCGGCTGTGTCTGCGCGATGGCAAAGCGCACTATGTCGATTTCATCCCCCGCGTTTGGGAATATGTGCAGCGCAACCTTGATGATCCGGCGCTTGAACCGCTGGCCAAGGTGCTGCACGCCGCGCTCCCCACGCCGACCCCCGATTTTCTAGAGGATTTGAAAGCCAGATGCGCAACGCCCCCAAAGCCGTAA
- a CDS encoding GNAT family N-acetyltransferase, translating into MVKVRPPIALDASNMAQLLNEIITIGGTIAMTRPVTGKDLTEWIAANANQSAWHVALDDQENVVGFQWISPHPNLPPEACDIASFVQVGRTGLGVGSALFDATAQAAEQLGYVWINATIRADNDGGLTYYQSRGFRDWHFDQGVTLASGQIVDKISKRYDV; encoded by the coding sequence ATGGTCAAGGTCCGCCCCCCTATCGCGCTAGATGCGTCCAACATGGCGCAGCTGTTAAACGAGATTATCACCATTGGCGGCACCATCGCGATGACGCGCCCTGTCACCGGTAAGGATCTGACCGAGTGGATCGCCGCCAACGCCAACCAAAGCGCATGGCATGTGGCGCTGGATGACCAAGAGAACGTCGTCGGTTTTCAATGGATCAGCCCGCACCCTAACCTGCCACCCGAGGCCTGCGATATCGCGAGCTTTGTGCAGGTCGGTCGCACCGGTCTTGGCGTCGGGTCCGCGCTGTTTGATGCCACGGCACAGGCGGCGGAACAGCTGGGCTATGTCTGGATCAACGCCACAATCCGCGCCGACAACGACGGCGGGCTGACCTATTACCAAAGCCGCGGATTTCGCGACTGGCACTTTGACCAAGGTGTCACACTTGCGTCTGGTCAGATCGTGGACAAGATCAGCAAACGGTACGACGTCTAG
- the addB gene encoding double-strand break repair protein AddB, which yields MFEPQDDPRVFGLAPGVDFPKELVGGLLSRLLGQPAHAIGRIDLVVNTRRMQRRLREIFDAGPASLLPRIHLIDNLDTLGTGVDLPRPGPALRRRLELITLVSKLLDQAPELAPRASLYDLSDSLAQLIDEMQGEGVPVEAVTELDVSDQSGHWERAKQFLDIAHRYLGESVTRPDPRARQRQVALRLIADWQENPPQHPVIVAGSTGSRGTSALLMEAVAKLPQGALVLPGFCFDMPQAVWTDLGEDQEKIAQDHPQYRFRDLLCRLEMSHSKIEAWTDTPPPSAARNALVSLSLRPAPVTHVWLTEGPKLPDLHEATEGLTLIQAPTPRAEALAIALRLRQAVADGKTAALITPDRMLSRQVTSALDRWNILPDDSAGLPLHLSPPGRFLRHVGDLFLRKLDSEALLTLLKHPLTHSGGDRNIHQLNTQRLELQLRRDGLPYPDADGVLRLARKTVSRSKDPAQMDVWADWVGTHLTDCELTGDRPLEEWVALHMALADAIADGAAPSQPNGLWQHHAGEEAAKVMNDLAENAPYGGEMSASDYTDLVGALLQQGEIRDRDAPHPNVMIWGTLEARVQGADLVILGGLNDGVWPEAPPPDPWLNRQMRLKAGLLLPERRIGLSAHDYQQSIAAPEVCLTRAIRSDEAETVPSRWLNRLGNLLNGLPAQGGDAAWKAMVRRGDHWLDQARALETVDRVTPTPRPSPRPPRAARPHALSVTEIKRLIRDPYAIYAKHSLKLRALNPLVQSPDAPVRGIIVHEIMERFIKSVTADPALLTKSHLLETAKTVLETEAPWPAARVMWLTKIERIADWFIENETQRQSYSTPAAFEKAAKGSHSFADLGFTLTGYADRIDRTEDGDILIYDYKTGTPPSVAEQKAFDKQLLLEAAMVEEGGFKEIGPAPVAQAAYIGLGSKPVERPAPLEDEPPAEVLAKLHALITSYLSDEQGFTSRRMVKTTDFEGDYDQLARFGEWDATTEPSPEDLT from the coding sequence ATGTTTGAACCGCAAGACGACCCGCGCGTTTTCGGGCTGGCCCCCGGTGTCGACTTTCCCAAGGAACTGGTGGGCGGGTTGCTTTCGCGGCTATTAGGGCAGCCCGCCCACGCCATCGGGCGCATCGATCTGGTGGTGAACACCCGCCGGATGCAACGCCGCTTGCGCGAAATTTTCGATGCCGGTCCGGCCAGCCTGCTGCCGCGCATCCACCTGATCGACAACCTTGACACCCTAGGGACCGGCGTTGATCTGCCGCGGCCTGGTCCGGCTCTACGCCGCCGGTTAGAGCTGATTACACTGGTGTCGAAACTGCTGGATCAAGCACCCGAGCTTGCCCCACGGGCGTCGCTTTATGACCTTTCGGATAGCCTAGCGCAGTTGATCGATGAAATGCAGGGCGAAGGCGTGCCAGTCGAGGCGGTAACCGAGCTGGATGTCAGCGACCAGTCTGGCCACTGGGAACGCGCGAAACAATTCCTTGATATTGCGCACCGTTATCTGGGCGAAAGCGTTACCCGTCCTGATCCGCGCGCGCGGCAAAGGCAGGTTGCGTTGCGGCTGATTGCGGACTGGCAAGAAAACCCGCCACAGCATCCGGTGATTGTCGCCGGCTCTACCGGATCACGGGGAACCTCGGCACTGTTAATGGAAGCAGTGGCAAAGCTGCCCCAAGGTGCGCTGGTGCTACCGGGTTTCTGTTTCGACATGCCACAGGCGGTCTGGACCGATCTGGGCGAGGATCAGGAAAAGATCGCGCAGGATCACCCGCAATACCGGTTCCGCGATCTGCTGTGCCGGCTTGAAATGTCGCACAGCAAGATCGAGGCTTGGACCGACACGCCGCCCCCCTCTGCCGCGCGTAACGCTTTGGTGTCGCTGTCATTGCGCCCTGCCCCTGTCACCCACGTCTGGCTGACCGAAGGGCCGAAACTGCCCGATCTGCACGAAGCCACCGAAGGGTTAACCCTGATTCAGGCCCCCACCCCGCGTGCCGAAGCGCTGGCCATTGCGCTGCGCTTGCGTCAAGCGGTGGCAGACGGCAAAACCGCCGCGCTGATCACCCCCGACCGGATGCTGTCGCGTCAGGTCACCTCGGCGTTGGACCGCTGGAATATCCTGCCCGACGACAGCGCGGGCTTGCCGCTGCACCTGTCTCCTCCGGGTCGTTTTTTGCGTCACGTGGGCGATCTGTTCCTGCGTAAGCTCGATTCAGAGGCCTTGTTAACCTTGCTGAAGCACCCGCTGACCCATAGTGGCGGGGATCGCAACATCCACCAGCTCAACACCCAGCGGCTTGAACTGCAACTGCGCCGCGACGGGCTGCCCTACCCCGATGCAGATGGGGTTTTGAGACTGGCGCGCAAGACGGTATCGCGGTCGAAAGATCCTGCGCAGATGGACGTTTGGGCCGATTGGGTCGGCACTCACCTGACCGATTGTGAACTAACAGGCGACCGGCCTCTGGAAGAATGGGTCGCCCTGCATATGGCGCTGGCCGATGCCATCGCCGACGGTGCCGCGCCAAGCCAGCCCAACGGATTGTGGCAGCACCACGCGGGCGAAGAGGCGGCAAAGGTGATGAACGACCTTGCCGAAAATGCGCCCTATGGCGGCGAAATGTCGGCGTCGGATTACACCGATTTGGTCGGCGCGCTGCTGCAACAGGGCGAAATCCGCGACCGCGACGCGCCGCATCCAAACGTCATGATCTGGGGCACGCTAGAGGCCCGCGTGCAGGGCGCCGATCTGGTGATCCTTGGCGGGCTCAACGACGGCGTCTGGCCCGAAGCGCCGCCGCCGGACCCTTGGCTGAATCGCCAGATGCGCCTGAAGGCCGGATTGCTGTTGCCTGAACGGCGGATCGGCCTGTCTGCGCATGACTATCAACAATCCATCGCCGCGCCCGAGGTCTGTTTGACCCGCGCGATCCGGTCGGACGAGGCGGAAACCGTGCCCTCGCGCTGGCTGAACCGTCTAGGCAACCTGCTGAACGGTCTGCCCGCACAGGGTGGTGATGCGGCGTGGAAGGCGATGGTCAGACGCGGCGATCATTGGCTGGATCAGGCGCGCGCTTTGGAAACCGTCGACCGTGTGACACCCACGCCGCGCCCGTCACCGCGCCCGCCCCGTGCCGCGCGTCCCCACGCGTTGTCGGTGACAGAGATCAAACGTCTGATCCGCGACCCTTATGCGATCTACGCCAAACACAGCCTCAAACTGCGCGCGCTGAACCCGCTGGTGCAGTCGCCCGACGCCCCTGTCCGTGGCATCATTGTGCACGAAATCATGGAACGTTTCATCAAATCGGTGACAGCAGACCCCGCGCTTTTGACGAAATCGCACTTGCTAGAGACGGCAAAAACCGTGTTAGAGACCGAAGCCCCCTGGCCTGCCGCCCGTGTCATGTGGCTGACCAAGATCGAACGCATCGCCGATTGGTTCATCGAGAACGAGACGCAGCGACAAAGCTATTCCACCCCTGCCGCGTTTGAAAAAGCCGCCAAAGGCAGCCATAGTTTCGCAGATCTGGGCTTTACCCTCACCGGCTATGCTGACCGGATCGACCGGACGGAAGATGGCGATATTTTGATCTATGACTACAAGACCGGCACACCACCTAGCGTGGCTGAACAGAAAGCTTTTGATAAGCAGTTGCTGCTAGAGGCCGCCATGGTCGAGGAAGGCGGGTTCAAGGAAATCGGCCCTGCCCCCGTCGCCCAAGCCGCCTATATCGGGTTGGGCAGCAAGCCGGTAGAACGCCCTGCGCCTCTGGAAGACGAACCACCGGCAGAGGTTCTGGCCAAGCTGCACGCGCTGATCACCAGCTATCTGTCTGATGAACAAGGCTTTACCTCACGCCGGATGGTGAAGACCACGGATTTTGAGGGCGATTATGACCAGTTGGCGCGGTTTGGAGAATGGGATGCCACGACCGAACCTTCGCCGGAGGATTTGACATGA
- the tsaE gene encoding tRNA (adenosine(37)-N6)-threonylcarbamoyltransferase complex ATPase subunit type 1 TsaE, producing the protein MASHALDLTLQDADQTARLAVTLGRVLTAGDVVLLTGDVGAGKTHFARALIQSLLDVPEDVPSPTFTLVQTYDTRDAAIWHADLYRLTSVYEIEELGLTDAFSDAICLVEWPDRLGDVRPEDALDLTLTVTGDDTRRLSATWNDDKWHEKLGAWRK; encoded by the coding sequence ATGGCATCACACGCACTTGATCTTACGCTGCAGGACGCAGACCAAACCGCCCGCTTGGCCGTGACGCTAGGGCGCGTGCTGACAGCAGGCGATGTTGTTTTATTGACCGGCGACGTCGGCGCAGGCAAAACGCATTTCGCCCGCGCATTGATCCAGTCCTTGCTCGACGTGCCCGAAGACGTTCCCTCGCCCACATTTACGCTGGTGCAGACCTATGACACCCGCGATGCCGCGATCTGGCATGCGGATCTCTATCGGCTGACCTCCGTCTACGAGATCGAAGAGCTGGGGCTGACCGATGCCTTCAGCGATGCCATCTGCCTTGTGGAATGGCCCGACCGGCTGGGCGATGTGCGCCCCGAAGATGCGCTGGACCTGACCCTGACTGTCACTGGTGATGACACACGGCGGCTGTCTGCCACGTGGAACGACGATAAATGGCACGAAAAGCTGGGGGCATGGCGCAAATGA